A region from the Janthinobacterium agaricidamnosum genome encodes:
- a CDS encoding FUSC family protein has protein sequence MHYALNLRTFIYSHYFYLGLRVAIGLVGLTLLTLEISDSATAMTVCIGALCTTLMDMPSPLRHKFNEMLASVLLCSAVTLLISLCGPVQWLLMTVLVLVSFLASMMVVYGKKSMPLQLAALFIMTMSMEHQMTWQQSFHHAGLFMLGGLIYLAYAMAIAWVLRHRIKQQVLAEALFELAAYIDIKADFYDTRFNLTEQFNKLVRHQSILADRQQASRDLILRSHKNSKDAIVVQVHVCMLDLYELILSTHTDYALLRQHLADSDVLKSLHDLAYKAARDIEAVAYAVTRKRASYAQISYDREWAEIEAEIARLHAKGDGAQEALATLRAQRNKIRAILKMIAELHLATQKVYADVPFWSGADMAPFLSQQKYELKTLLSNLRLDSPVFRFALRVSMAISVGLLIGHWLPYAAHSYWIVLTIVIILRPTFSMTRQRRADRIIGTIIGCIITAIVIRFVHSNIVLMAILFLSIVATPTFIYLRYRYTAIAVSLMILLQMHLVAPSNPNLVSERLIDTLIGAAVATVFSFVLANWEYQSLPRLVRQVLNVNLSYMQASFALLQGKCFDDFAYRIERKRLMDSLAALSSALVRMLDEPASKQRAVEDINLFIVQNYLLVAHVAALRSILGRHASQLPVTPVNALLGHSHTQVCLTLSRALEQLDDKAAINAPLAAPASPPVSDVAWSGWPLVQRRIRLLQADADKIVVHSAAIVHIVSPR, from the coding sequence ATGCACTACGCACTGAACCTGCGCACCTTTATCTACAGCCATTATTTTTACCTGGGCTTGCGCGTGGCCATCGGCCTGGTCGGCCTGACCTTGCTGACCCTGGAAATCAGCGACAGCGCCACCGCCATGACGGTGTGCATAGGCGCCCTGTGTACGACCCTGATGGACATGCCCAGCCCCCTGCGCCACAAGTTCAACGAGATGCTGGCCTCGGTTCTGCTGTGCAGCGCCGTCACCTTGTTGATCAGCCTGTGCGGTCCCGTGCAGTGGCTGCTGATGACGGTGCTCGTGCTGGTCAGCTTCCTCGCCAGCATGATGGTGGTGTACGGCAAGAAATCCATGCCCTTGCAACTGGCCGCCCTGTTCATCATGACCATGTCGATGGAGCATCAGATGACGTGGCAGCAATCGTTTCACCATGCGGGCCTGTTCATGCTGGGCGGCTTGATCTATCTGGCCTATGCCATGGCCATCGCCTGGGTCTTGCGCCACCGCATCAAGCAGCAAGTACTGGCCGAAGCCCTGTTCGAATTGGCCGCCTACATCGACATCAAGGCCGATTTCTACGACACGCGTTTCAATTTGACGGAACAGTTCAACAAGCTGGTGCGCCATCAAAGCATTCTGGCCGACCGCCAGCAGGCGTCGCGCGACCTGATTCTGCGCAGCCACAAGAACAGCAAGGACGCCATCGTCGTACAGGTGCACGTGTGCATGCTCGATTTGTATGAACTGATCCTCTCCACGCACACGGATTACGCGCTGCTGCGCCAGCACCTGGCCGACTCCGACGTCTTGAAATCCTTGCACGACCTGGCCTACAAGGCGGCGCGCGACATCGAAGCCGTGGCGTATGCCGTCACGCGCAAGCGCGCCTCGTATGCGCAGATCAGCTATGACAGGGAATGGGCCGAGATCGAAGCGGAAATCGCCCGCCTGCACGCAAAAGGCGACGGCGCGCAGGAAGCGCTGGCCACCCTGCGCGCGCAGCGCAACAAGATCCGCGCCATTTTGAAAATGATCGCCGAGCTGCATCTGGCGACGCAAAAAGTCTATGCCGACGTGCCGTTCTGGAGCGGCGCGGACATGGCGCCGTTTTTGTCGCAGCAGAAATACGAACTGAAGACCCTGCTATCGAATCTGCGCCTGGATTCGCCCGTGTTCCGCTTCGCCCTGCGCGTGTCCATGGCCATCTCCGTGGGATTACTGATCGGCCACTGGCTGCCGTATGCGGCGCACAGCTACTGGATCGTCCTGACCATCGTCATCATCCTGCGCCCCACCTTCAGCATGACGCGCCAGCGCCGCGCCGACCGCATCATCGGCACCATCATCGGCTGCATCATCACGGCCATCGTGATCCGCTTCGTGCACAGCAATATCGTGCTGATGGCCATCTTGTTCCTCTCCATCGTGGCCACGCCCACCTTCATCTATCTGCGTTACCGCTACACGGCGATTGCCGTGAGCCTGATGATCTTGCTGCAAATGCACCTGGTGGCGCCCAGCAACCCGAACCTCGTCAGCGAGCGCCTGATCGACACCCTGATCGGCGCGGCGGTGGCCACCGTGTTCAGCTTTGTGCTGGCCAACTGGGAATACCAGAGCCTGCCGCGCCTCGTGCGCCAGGTGCTCAACGTGAACCTCAGCTATATGCAAGCCAGCTTCGCGCTGCTGCAGGGAAAATGCTTCGATGATTTCGCCTACCGCATCGAACGCAAGCGCTTGATGGACAGCCTGGCCGCGCTCAGCTCGGCGCTGGTGCGCATGCTCGATGAACCGGCCAGCAAGCAGCGGGCCGTGGAAGACATCAACCTGTTCATCGTGCAAAACTACTTATTGGTGGCCCACGTGGCGGCCCTGCGCTCGATCCTCGGGCGCCACGCCAGCCAGCTGCCCGTCACGCCCGTCAACGCCCTACTCGGCCATAGCCACACGCAAGTGTGCCTGACCCTGTCGCGCGCGCTGGAGCAACTCGATGACAAGGCCGCCATCAACGCGCCGCTGGCCGCCCCCGCCTCGCCGCCCGTCAGCGACGTGGCCTGGTCCGGCTGGCCGCTGGTGCAGCGCCGTATTCGCCTGTTGCAGGCGGATGCGGACAAGATCGTGGTACATAGCGCGGCGATCGTGCATATCGTATCACCACGCTAA